GGATTCTCCGTTGTGCGAAGTGCGATGGCAGCATCCCAAAAGATAACGGAGGTATTATTGGAGTGGGCCCCAACTCCAAATCCATCGCTGGCTTGCTACAGATGCCAAATTGGATCTCCTTATAATCTTCATCCATCCATATAGATACGATCCAATGTCATTGATTCACACATCCATCACAGCACGCCGAGTAGAGCATGGATCGCCTCCCGCCTGGCTTCCGCTTCCGACCCACTGACGAAGAGCTCATCACCCACTACCTCGCCCACAAAGTCGCCGACGCCGGATTCCGCACCCTCGTCATCGGCGAAGTCGACCTCAACAAGTACGAGCCCTGGGATTTGCCATGTACGTCGTCGCTGGTTAATGCCATCCTCTGTTTTATGCCATGCCAGCTGCTCTGTGCTGCAGTCATGGTGTTTGACGATTTGCTTGTGCAATATGTATCGCAGTGAGAGCCGAGATGGGGGAGAAGGAGTGGTACTTCTTCTGCGTCAGGGGCAGGAAGTACCCCACCGGGCTGAGGACCAACAGGGCCACCCGAACCGGCTACTGGAAGGCCACCGGAAAAGACAACGCCGTCTATCGCGGCCGAAGCCTGGTCGGAATGAAAAAGACTCTGGTTTTCTACCGTGGCAGAGCTCCCAAGGGCGAGAAGAGCAATTGGGTCATGCACGAGTACAGATTGGAGGGCAAGTGCTCCCTCCACCACCACCATCATCTCGCTAAAGTAATTCGATTGATCTTTCTCCACCGATCATCCATTCGAGTTCATGGTTATAATTAAATCGCTTTTGGCGGTTGCTCTGTTGCAAAATTAATTTGCAGAACGAGTGGGTGGTGTGCCGGGTGTTCCACAAGATCCCGGCGAGCACCAAGAAGCCTCCGGTCATGATCAAAGCCGAGGCGGCGTCTCCTCTTCCACGGCCCCCACTGCCGACGATCCACGCTAGCGCCAGCCGCATCAACGCATTGGACTCGATCGACGTGACCTGCTTCTCCACTTTGCCGGCGGCGACTTTCGACGGAAACTTGGACGACGACTCCTTCGCTCCGGCCGAACCGCATCGCCCGCCGCCTCTGTTTGCCTTAGGAGGTGACGATCAGCAGGCGGCCGCCGGCGGCAGCGATCACATTCTGGCGCTTCTCGGTCACACTATTTGGAACGACTGCTATTAAACTACTAGCTACCttgttttagttaattaattactATCTTGTAGTAATTAATCACGATTGCATGCAATTGCTTCACTTAATTGGACGTTGTTGTATCTGAATTCTGATGATGAATGTTCTTAATAAATTAATTAGCACTTTTTTCTCCATTTGGTTCCTCTTGTTTCAGCAAGAACAACTTGTTGGGTCACGagaatttctttctcagtttcACATGGATTTTGTCTTTAATTTAGAGTGACAGGGATTAAGGGGCCCCATCTGGTGCAATTATTTTAGTTGGTGTTTTGCAGTGGCAATGGCAGGGGCAGTGGGGAGCTCAATAATTAACGGGTTGATGGTCGCATTTGTAAATATCCATTAATCGATCACTGGCCAGAGTTCTTAAAatatcttaaaatatttttttttaattaagaggTTCTCATTAAACCAAGTTATATTTGTCGATTCAACCAATAATTGATTTTGATCTTATCTATTGGAGTCCGTACGCATTACATGCCAAAATCAATTAAACTTCTTAAATTGTCTCATTTGTACTCAGACATTGAGCCCTTCAATTAACAGTGACTATTAGCTGATATCTAATTAATTACAATGTTTAAGATAATTAATGTCATCACGCAAACCTCGTATCCAATATTACATTTTAAAATCAAAAGCCgcttttttcaaaaatatatgaATTCTTTCTATTTGTTCTACTCTTTAATTTGATCATCATGTGAAATATCGACACGTGGCAATTATGTCACATGGCGACCAAGcacaagagagagaaaaaaacatAAGAAAAGATTCCCACAATTTTATAATTGCTCATCTTCCTTCGCTACCTCAATTAGGCAATTTCAGATAATTTAGCTCGACAACTATTCGtgtacttcatctttcttgattCCTTAAGCAACTTTGTTTTTTTCCGCTAACATTTTTGTGAACTATATATAATTACCCTTAAAAgaaataagttttttatttttatttttttaaaaaaaataagagagagagagaagtaaAGTGAGCACGGTGGAAGTGATCAGCTTAGTTTATGACCGGGGAGACGGACCTGGCTTGTGattaaaggagcaaaagagaaaTTGCTTCTTATTTTTAGTTTTTGTACTAACAATAAATTTTATAATCCTACTAATTTTAAAATAGACATTCTGTCCTCTCAAATAAATTTAGCAAGTACAAAAACCTCTGACGTGGCATCACAATTTTATCAGTGGTTTAATGTAGATGTGTCTTACATACAAATTGAAGCTTGATTACTTGGTAAattcattatgtttcttatcATCACATCAAAATCAGACGCAAATTGCTTCTTATTGTGTGATGCAAAAAACAAAAGTGATAATACTCACTCAAGCAACTCCTCCACTAAGAGGCTTTCTACGTGGAAGGAGCTTATGCCTTGGGAATAAATCCTAGGGGATTTAAATCTTACTTTTGTGATGCAAAGCTACTACTAAAGTATCAACTGAACTACTGTAGATAAATTACTTTTATTTGATTACAGTAAAAAGATGAAATCGTTACCTTAGTGGAATTTCCAGAACGGACTCACATACTCTAGAATGAGATAAATCATGGAGATCATTGTGTCCTAAGACAATGCTTTTTTGCATGAGGAAGGTCAAACACCCAGCGAGTTATTTTAACGTCCATTGGGAATTAACCATAAAATCTATTATAGTAAATATTCCTGCGAACACCAACTGCACTAACCCACGAGGGCAAACCAATAAATACTCATCTTGACAAATTGCTTCTTATTGTATTATAGCAATAAAGGTGATGACATTAACTCAAGTGCTCATCGAAGTTCATTTTCAgattatgtgaagggaggtaaatcatagggTCAATTTATAGCCGACTGTCAAGTGACTTGTTAAGttatttgatcctgtccggaatctgagtcagacggaccgcggggtgaggtggatggaatgttgaccgagtcgcgaTATCCTGgagggggtatgctgagatgacttctgtgtTGACTAAGTCATGAGAAgccctctggtcaacgctacctgtagCAGTGACCGGGTCGCCCCAGTCCCTTgtaccccgaggctcgaggcggatccaacgaatatatgagtaacatgataataatataataatgacaTAAATGAGGGACGAGTACGGAAAACgcaccctggcccagggggcgccctcggatgggacgttgCTCGAGTTATCGTGACCCGAAAGGGTAGATGAATGTGTCGGAcgaggagctggatctgacgacacATAGCCGAGCGCGGTGGCACGAAATCGGATGCGACCTCGGCACACAAGTCGAGATAAGACATCGCACGTAGGCCGGGATACAAATATCGACGCATAGGCCGAGATACAACATTGGCACACAGGTCGAGATACAATATCGACACACAGGTCAAGATACAATATTGACACACAGGCCAGGACATAAAACATCACACGGGTCAAGTAGTAGTAATGACACGAGGTCTGGACATGACAAATCAGATCGACACACAATAGCAATGAGGGCTCAGAGGCCCGGTCCACAGTAAAGGCCCGGAGCACTAAGGGAGTGTGCAACCATGGAAGCTAAAAGACCCGACCAGCGCCAAAAGCGTACGACTTTGGCAAATTCGTACCGGCAGCGAAGGTTCTACCCCAGATCGCTGATGGAGGTCGCTAGCTACGCTGGCTCAAAGTGGAAAATGTCTGTCGGCACCTACTGTCTACGAATGCCAGCATGCCAAATTAGCAGGAGACGACACGCGTGACAGCAACATGACCCGTAGCGAGGACTATGAGTGGTTCACGACAGTGGCAGTGGCCGGAATGCTGCTGCAGTGAGCGACGAGGCAACGACGGTGAAGGAGGAGCAGGAGAGGCTACCACCTCGTGGTGGCAGCAATGGCGTGAGGCAGAGAAGGGATGGGAGCAggtttgcccccccccccccccccttccaaTTGGCAGCTCGGAGGTGACTGCCGGTGGCGGCTGTCGCTCGATGGTGCTGATGAGAGACGAAGAAGGCTCCATGCCTTCACTGCGCGTCGAGCAGctgaggagaaggagagaggaaaaggaagggggCGGCACCGGGTCTATCTGGCGGCGACTTTGCGAGGAGAAGAGAGAGAGGAACGGCGGTCGGCGCCAGCGAGGTGTGGATCGTGAGGAAGAGAAGTCGGCTGAGCCCCTTGGGGCAGAAGCGACAAAAACCAACGAAAGACCCCTTAGCGGCGAAGGTGAGAGAGCGTGAGAGAGAGGCGACACACATAAGcagggagaagaggaggaggtggtgACCGGAGGAAGAAGAGGGGAGCTGCCGACGGCCGGCGTCATCGTCGGCGAAgagcgtgaggaagaggaagcaGATCTACTTCTTGGCGGCGGACCTCCTCTCCGAACCAAGCCTCCCCTCCTTGTTGCGTCTATAGTGGTCCCCTAAAAACCCTACTTAGCCATTGACCCAAATGCCCTCCCATCTCCACTTAATTCTCCCTCTGCCCTATatccatatcacaagcctcctcttcaagtctagtcgaaggagacgcgAGTCCGACTGATTAGACCCAACCAAATGAAGAACGAAATCTCTCCTGAATGCAAAGTCAAATCGTCGTGTCAGGCAGGCAATCGATCTAATGCTAAATGAGAGATTGAGCAAGCGATCGATCGGAGGCCGAGCGAAAAATCAAGCGATATCGCACAGATGGTCGGGTGATGCTAAGCAGAGCTATCGGGCGATTGCTGAGCGGGCGGACTAGAAAACGTCGATTACAATAGTAAAACACGATCGGACGATTATGCGAGTGCTAAGCAAAATGTAAAATGGGTGCCCACCAAGCGGCAGAAAATAATATCGAGCAAGTAGAAAGACGAAGGATAAACAGCGTCGAGCACGCGACCGAGAAAATATTGACTGAACAATAGTAACCCGCGACCGAGCAACCGAAAAGTGTCGACTGAGTGATAATAAAATGTGACCAAACGACCAAAAAATATCGACTGGACAATAGTAAGAATGTCGAGCGAGTCGAAAGACGATGGGCGAGCGGTGTCAGATGCGTGACCAAGAAAATGTCGTCCGAGCGACAGTAAATCGCGACCGGACAATAGAGAGACTGATGAACGAGCAAACCCGTGAGCGCGGCCAAGAAAGTACCGACCTAGTGATAGTAAAATCACGACCGAGTAAAAGAGAGACGGATCGACGAGTAAAGTCGTGAGCACGACCGGGAAAGCGTCGACCAAACGATAGTAAATCGTGACCGGtaaagtgtcgaccgagcgataGTAAATTGTGACCAGGCAATAGAGAGACTGATGGACgagcaaagccatgagcgctGCCAAGAAAGTGTCATCCGAGCGATAGTATATCGCGACCGTGCAATCAAACAATGCCGCCTGGACAatagggagaaaactcgagctgATGGAGCGACAACAAGTGAGGGGTTCTGAGGTTGTGACGAAAAAATGTCGTCTAATGCAAAGTGAACGATCGAGCAAATGGCCAAACGATACTGATTGGTCAACTGAGAGAAGGTCGACCGGGTGATCGAAAGAATGTCGAGTGGGTGCGAAGCCTGTGCGCTGGATAGACATGGAGCCTATGAGACCAACTGAGAATGGGAGTAGAGCCCGTGGATTGAGCGCGAATGAGAGCAAAGGCTCTGTGGGCCTCGTCAGGCGTGGATTCTGAGAGATTGAAAGCAACCGAGAGCAGAACCTGTGGATCGGGTGTGAACGTGAGCAGAGCCTATGGATAGAGCGCGAGCGGGAGTAGAAAAATGAGGCGGTTATGCCAAGCAAGGAGGAAAGCTAGTATCGACCGAGCAGCACATGCGAGACAAAGCAATGAGTAAGACACGAGGGACAAGTTCCGGGCAAAACGACAAGTGAGGCAAGAGcgatgagtgccgagcagagcggcgaTTGAAACACGAATGGTGAGTGCCGAGCAGAGCAGCAAGTGAGTCACGAAAGATGAGTGCGAGGCAGAGTGGTAAGTGAGCGGTGAGcaccaaccgagaggtcgttgggcgtgagaacatgctcacttataactcgcactaggccAAAGTTTAGAATCCCGACCGgaagatcgttgggcgtgagagcgtgctcacttataactcacactagggcgaaAGTCTAAGacaccgaccgggaggtcgttgggcatgagagcatgctcacttataactcacactaaggcgagagtttgggacccgaccgagaggtcgttgggcgtgagagaaggctcacttataactcgcactaaggcaagagtctaggatccgaccgagaggtcgttgggcgtgagagcaggctcacttataactcgtactgaggcaagagtctgggacccgaccaagaggtcgttgagcgtgagagcatgctcacttataactcgcactggggcgagagtctggaagcgtgagagcatgctcacttataactcgcaccgggGCGAGAGTTTgagacccgaccgagaggtcgttaggcgtgagagcagactcacttataactcgcattggggtgagagtctggaggcgtgagatcTGTtgattggtcctaggaagatcgtaccagttccactgtacaaaaattttgtagaagtgtcgaacctttcctaaacaacctattgtgttctttagaaattaaattaagaatcacaaacggaacttaacattattgattccaaatttaacttatctgttcttaatggtttagattttgaTCGCAAACGATGtctaacattattgatccaaatccacctatgttataaattcaattaaatattaatttccaaaatttgctTCTAGGAgtgcatggcaaggcactagtccttcttggatatgggatcatccaccaccgcctagacaaagccttttaaagaaatctaatatttaatttccttatataactctaggtttaaccaaaaagaacaatcgaatcacaaattcgaaaaacaaaaaaaacacaaacttgaataacaaattcgaaactctagaatcatatttctcttgtgtttggaattcatacaaagaaaaactagcatgatgcggaaaataattactagttatacctttctttgtatgtaacgattcttgatcttctgccgtattccttgcctcctcttggacgtcgtgtgggcgacgaacctccaagatgaacaccatccaaaagttcctcctccttctctaagtttcggccacaaccaccaccaaggaacaaaagagagcaagggaaaaggaaaggggagagggtcgaccacaagagagagcacaagcaagagaataaaaattgatacatcatgaggcctctcctccccttcttttataatatttgcccaaggcaaataaagaaagatttttacaaaaaattaaaatcttcttcttattttccttttctcatttttaattcctttttctcctcttaattgattAAATGGTtgcccccttgcttgggcaccaagcaagggtggccgacccctaaaagaaaataatatatcttgtaaaaattttataagcaaagaaggaaagctcttataaaattttataagctctcttttaatttcctaatgtgaatgttttttaaagaaggaaaattttaaaacaagttttatgatttaaaacttttcatttaaaattttcttttttaacatagttacaaaaaagagaaagttttaaatttaaaactctctttttaaaaaaaccatgtggatggttaaaaaagaaaaatcttaaaacttttaaaaactttcttttaaaccatgtagcctaattcaaataaggaaagttttaaaatctctcttttaaaatttgtagatatctacaaagagaatattttaaaaattcaaaacactcctcatactttgaattatgtggtcgggccccttcttgcttgggcaccaagcaagagaccgacccctttgaggaggaagtggccggccccatggcttggtcaccaagccatgggtcgaccccctcttggacatcaagatgggattttcatgagtggatatgaggtattaatgagactacgacagagacttagaggagaaattggttttgcccTCTCGACGAgctcaagtatcccgtgttcgccccgagcacataactcaagttcatcaataataacttattccactatagagttattattgtactaccgctccaatcccaaattacatcatggactccttcttatcatgagtgtgttaacctccctgtgtttaagatatcggatgtccactaattaattgagttactgacaactcattttaattaatgtcttagtccaaaagtagtaccactcaaccttatcgtaatgtcggactaagtccacctgctggGTTTAACATgagaatccttatgagctcctcttggggacattatcaacctagattactagaacacagtttccttctataatcaacaacacgcaccgtaagtaatatcatttcccaacttatcggaccttttgatttatcgaactaaatttcactcattgataaattaaagaaataaatattaaatatatgtgcttgtcattatattaggattaagagtacacacttccataataaccgagggcttgttcttttatttagtcagtataaaaagaaactgcctcaatggtcttactcaatacactctaagtgtattagtataattatatagtcaagataaactaacacctaattacactacgactgttctgatggtttgttcctttcaatctcggtcgtgagctactatttataatttataagaaactgataacatgatcttctgtgtgtgacaccacacaccatgttatctataatataaattaattgaacaactacacttagcatataaatgtagacattttttaccaatgtgattctttattttaaaataaatatttacaaaagctagacttttagtatacactctaacaagagcatgctcacttataactcgcattggggcgagagtctgggacccgatcgagaggtcgttgggcgtgagagcatgctcacttataactcgcactggggcgagggtATGGGACCCGATCAaggggtcgttgggcgtgagagcagactcacttataactcgcactggggcgagagtctgggacccgaccaagaggtcattgggtgtgagagcgtgctcacttataactcgcactagggcgagagtctggaggagtgagagcatgttcacttataattcgcgctggggtgagagtttggagcCCGACTGGgtggtcgttggtcgcgagagtatgctcgcttataactcgcgctaggacgagagtctagagcccgaccaagaggtcgttggtgatacttcggtccgagaccggtggcgatactttggtccgagaccagtggtgatatttcggtccgagaccggtggcgatattCTAGTCTGAGACTAGTGGCGATATTCCGGTCctagaccggtggcgatactctggtccgagaccagtgacgatattccggtccgagaccggtggcgatactctggtccgagaccagtgacgataGCTCAatcccgaacgagggagataacAGATCCAATTGCTGGTCAgagaccagtgaagactgctcgatcctgaacgggggagataagaaatctgaTAAGCTGGTTTGGGACCAGTGAAGAcctctcgaccccgaacgggggacaTAAGAAATCTGATAAGCTTattcgagaccagtgaagaccgctcgaccccgaacaagGGAGATAAGCCATGAAGTTCGTTAAAGCAGAGCCTGTAATAATATGAGGGAGCAcaacctttatcatacctgatcgtGAAGTGGTATCGACCGACTGAGGATCTGACTTGATCCCTTAACTTCCAAATGCCCGTGAAGTCAGTGAGAGAATAATATCGATCCCTTGACCCCCAAATGTTCGTGGAGTCAGGGAGAAAAATAATCTGAGCCCTTACCGTCACAGGGTGTGAAGCCCATAGCCATATAAGGGAGCAGAATCCGTAGCAATAGATGAAAGTAGAGCACCACAGGTGAAGGGAGCAGAGCCTGTAAACGTAAGAGGATGCAGAACAGGTGGAGAATACAGAGCATATAGTAATAATAGAGTGAAGCACCTATAGCAGTAAAAGGATGTAGaacctcatggtgaagggtgcagagcctgtagtaaTAAGAgaatgcagagcctcatggtgaagggtgtagagcctcatggtgaagggtgtatagtctcatggtgaagggtgcagagcctagaACACACTTGATCGGGGAGCAGGACCCTTAGTTCCTGATTggagagtaaggcccctagcctgtaatcaaagagcgaggtCCCTAGATCCTGATCGAGAAGTTGTACTGCGATTCAATGATCGGGaagctgtgtccctagtgtatgagcAGGGAGCTGTGTCCCTAATGTTTGATCGGGGAGTTGGGCCCCTAGTGTTcgatcaaaaatcgaaggccctagtctttgagcaaggaactaggatcttactatcttatcagggagctatagcaACTCTTATAACTGTAAAAAGGAAGCAAAGCATGTAACGTACCTGATCGGGAAGCCGTGGCAATCGGCTAAGAGTTTATTTCGGTCCCTTGACTCCCAAATATCcttggagtcagggaaaaaatataatgaaaaaactAATCTGTCGGTCAACTGAAGCTCCAACTCAATCCCTCGACTtccaaatacccgtggagtgagggtagaagataatatATTTGTCGGGATCCTCGGGGACTGTGATAATAGTAGAGAACCTCCCTATgttgtccatcttcacgttccagaacaggtggagaagattctcacagatgatgccaaattgatcctatccggaatctgagtcagacggaccgctgGGTGAGGTGAATGAAATTTTGACCGAGTCACGATGTCCCGAAGGGAGATATGTTGAGATGACTtttgtgttgaccaagtcatcagaaTTCCTTTTATCAACGCTACCTGCAAcaagcgaccgggtcgccccggtccctggtaccccgaggctcaaggcggatccaacgaatatatgagtaacatggtaataatataataataaaataaatgaggGACGAGTACGAAAAACATACCTTAGCccaggggcgccctcggatgggacgctgctcgagttgtcgtgatCCGGAAGGGTAGATGAATGTGCCGGACGAGGAGCTGGATTTGATGACACGTAGCCGAACGTAATGGCATGAAATCAGATGCGACCTCTGCACATAGGCCAAGATAAGACATCGGCACATAGGCCGGGATACAAATATCGACGCATAAGTCAAGATACAACATCGACACACAGGACGAGATACAATATTGACATACAGGTTGAGATACAATATTGGCACACAGGCTGGGACATAAAACATCACACGGGTCAAGTAGTAGTAATGGCACGAGGTCTGGACATGACAAATCAGATTGACACACAATAGCAATGAGGGCTCGGAGGCCAGATCCACAGTAAAGGCCCGGAGCACTAAGGGAGTGTGCAACCATGGAAGCTAAAAGACTCGACTAGCACAAAAAGCGTACGACTTTGGCAGATCCGTACCGGCAGTGAAGGTTCTGCCCCAGATCGCTGATGGAGGTCGCTAGCTACGTCGGCTCAGCATGGAAAATGTCTGCCGGCGCCTGCTGTCTACGAATGCCAGCATGCCAAAGGAGTAGGAGACAACACGCGTGACAACAACATGACTCGTAGTGAGGACTATGAGTGGCTCACGGCAGTGGCAGTGGTCCGAATGCTGCTGCGGTGAGCGACGAGGCAACGAGGGTGAGGAGGAGCAGGAGAGGCTACCACCTCGTGGCGGCGGTAATGGCGTGAGGCAGAGAAGGGATGGGAGCAGGTCTGACCCCCCATTAGCATCTCGGAGGTGACTGCCGGTGGCGGCTATCACTCGATGGTGTTGACGAGAGACGAAGAAGGCTCCATGCCTTCACTGCGCGTCGGGCAGTTGAGGAGAAGGAGAGTGGAAAAGGAAAGGGGGAGGCGTCGGGTTTGTCTGGCAACGGCTTcgcgaggagaagagggagaggaacgGCGGCCGGCGCCAGCGAGGCGTGGATCGTGAGGAAGAGAAGTCGGCTGAGCCCCTTGCGGCGGAAGCGACAAAAACCAACAAAGCCCCCTCAGCGGCGAAGGCGAGAGAGCGTGAGAGAGAGGCGACGCGCGTAAGcagggagaagaggaggaggtggtgACTGGAGGAAGAGGAGGGGAGCTGCTGACGGCCGGCGTTATCGTCGGCGAAGAGCGTGAGGACGAGGAAGCAAATCTACTTCTTGGCGGCGGGCCTCCTCTCTGAACCATCCCCCCCTGTTGCGTCTACAGTGGCCCCTTAAAAACCCTACTTAGACATTGACCAAAATGTCCTCTCATCTCCACTTAATTCTCCCTCTGCCTTATATCCGTATCATTATTAaagctatttttttattttgatggaAATGGTTATTATTAGTGATCAATTAGGTAGTAGAAATTATTAGGCCCTCTTCCCAGAAAGTGGACTTACTTTTTCAAGATAGACTCTCTCTTTTGATGCTTTATAAGTGTAATTCAagaatttttgagtttttcaacaTTAGTAAAAACTTCCTTTGCTTACTACTCTATTATGTTCTCTGTTTCTTGGTTATTTCCTTCACAAATTTGGTTCTAGATCTTGGGCCAGCAAGAACTTGTTGTAGAGATGTTTTTGTTCACATGGTATTAGAACCACAAGGGTTGTAGTAGTTCATAATTTTGTGTGTTAACAACCCTTGGTGACAGATTCAGCTGGTACCTCAAGAATGGATATGAGTTGTTGTACTGGTAGGCTTGGTATTGAGTTGCTAAACCAATCAAATTACAAGGTTTGGAGGAGTTGTATGGAGTCATATCTTGTTAGAGAAGATTTGTAGGATATTGTAAATGAAAACAATACTACATGTCCAAAACCCATGAATGATAACTCGAACAATCTCAAGAAATGGAATCAACTAAATGCGGTGTTTTCGAGAGGCAAGAAGCCGGAGtcgaagattgctcgaggagacgagaaaagacgtagctagcaagaaggacgacacaggagagagtcaatgggcttggtgcgtccgagggatgagacactgcggaagagtacgtcgacatgcgagaaggaaacacgcg
The genomic region above belongs to Zingiber officinale cultivar Zhangliang chromosome 11A, Zo_v1.1, whole genome shotgun sequence and contains:
- the LOC122031957 gene encoding NAC domain-containing protein 79-like; protein product: MDRLPPGFRFRPTDEELITHYLAHKVADAGFRTLVIGEVDLNKYEPWDLPLRAEMGEKEWYFFCVRGRKYPTGLRTNRATRTGYWKATGKDNAVYRGRSLVGMKKTLVFYRGRAPKGEKSNWVMHEYRLEGKCSLHHHHHLAKNEWVVCRVFHKIPASTKKPPVMIKAEAASPLPRPPLPTIHASASRINALDSIDVTCFSTLPAATFDGNLDDDSFAPAEPHRPPPLFALGGDDQQAAAGGSDHILALLGHTIWNDCY